Proteins encoded together in one Telopea speciosissima isolate NSW1024214 ecotype Mountain lineage chromosome 6, Tspe_v1, whole genome shotgun sequence window:
- the LOC122664952 gene encoding MYB-like transcription factor ODO1, whose protein sequence is MGRQPCCDKLGVKKGPWTAEEDKKLINFILTNGQCCWRAVPKLAGLLRCGKSCRLRWTNYLRPDLKRGLLTESEEQLVIDLHARLGNRWSKIAARLPGRTDNEIKNHWNTHIKKKLTKMGIDPVTHEPINKPSTTTNTTSTVDDHHQPEPEQLRPPLPQKTEESQATSEENSSSSQPETCWGAESGSSSDNNREDDPLMNFLWENDTPFLDASWDFPVTPSAGNTINNVDMSACEENCANWLLDCQDFSVEEFGFGCFNDVGVDMGMNINMMDMVDEKL, encoded by the exons ATGGGCAGACAACCTTGTTGTGATAAGCTGGGCGTCAAGAAAGGCCCATGGACGGCCGAGGAAGACAAGAAACTCATCAACTTCATCCTCACCAATGGCCAGTGCTGCTGGCGAGCTGTCCCTAAACTCGCCGGTCTCCTCCGTTGCGGCAAAAGCTGCCGCCTTCGTTGGACCAATTACCTCCGTCCTGACCTCAAGAGAGGTCTCCTTACTGAATCTGAAGAACAATTGGTCATCGACCTCCATGCTCGTCTTGGAAATAG GTGGTCGAAGATTGCTGCGAGATTGCCGGGAAGAACTGATAATGAGATTAAGAATCACTGGAATACCCACATCAAGAAAAAGCTTACCAAGATGGGAATTGATCCAGTCACCCATGAACCCATCAATAAGCCATCTACTACTACCAATACAACTTCTACAGTAGATGATCATCATCAGCCAGAGCCTGAGCAGCTCCGACCACCGTTGCCTcagaaaacagaagaaagcCAAGCAACCTCGGAGGAAAATTCAAGCTCATCACAACCTGAAACTTGTTGGGGAGCTGAGTCTGGATCTAGTTCTGATAATAATAGGGAAGATGACCCATTAATGAACTTCCTATGGGAAAATGATACACCTTTTCTTGATGCATCTTGGGATTTTCCGGTAACGCCGTCTGCCGGAAACACCATTAACAATGTCGATATGTCGGCGTGCGAGGAGAATTGTGCTAATTGGTTGTTGGATTGTCAGGATTTCAGTGTTGaagagtttggttttggttgttTCAACGACGTAGGAGTAGACATGGGCATGAACATTAACATGATGGACATGGTTGATGAGAAGCTCTAA